A window of the Pecten maximus unplaced genomic scaffold, xPecMax1.1, whole genome shotgun sequence genome harbors these coding sequences:
- the LOC117320746 gene encoding protein phosphatase 1 regulatory subunit 27-like: MAVRLLIEHGANVNKQDEDSWAPLHAACAEGHADIAKLLLQHGAKKDLLTEDGERPLDLVEPTDFPTIKVMLGQSKGNASPPPPDLGSDESDEESDDDK, encoded by the exons ATGGCAGTTCGTCTCCTCATAGAACATGGTgccaacgtcaacaaacaagacGAAGACAGCTGGGCACCCTTACACGCCGCATGCGCAGAAGGGCACGCCGATATTGCCAA GTTACTTCTCCAGCACGGGGCTAAGAAAGACTTGTTGACTGAGGACGGAGAGCGCCCTCTGGATCTAGTAGAACCCACAGACTTCCCAACCATTAAAGTTATGTTGGGGCAGAGTAAAGGCAATGCCTCTCCCCCACCCCCGGACTTAGGATCAGACGAAAGTGACGAAGAATCCGATGATGACAAGTAG